TATTCTTCTGGTGTAGTGGTTAGAGAAATTGAAGATGCTGATGAAAAGACCGTATCAGAATTAGTAGCCTTAATGAAAGAATATATACCAATAATGTTAGAGATTAATGATGAGATTGATGAGCTTGCGGATATTTATATTGCAGAAGGTGTTATCTCTGAAAAGAAAAGAGATGATGCCTTGCATATCGCAATTGCTACAGTTAATGAGATGGATGCATTGGTTAGCTGGAATTACCGACATCTGGCTAACCTTAATAAAAAAGAGAAGGTGCATGCTGTAAATATTATGCAGGGGTATCTTAAGGAGTTAGAAATGATAACTCCTATGGAGGTGATTGGTGATGAGTGAGGAAAAGAAACTAATAGAGGTATGGAAGTGGAAAGAAGATGTATATGAAAAAACCAGAAATATGACACGGACTGAGCGTATATCATTTTTTAATAAAGGTTTGGAAGATTTAAAAAAAAGGATTACTTTTAAAGTAAAGGAAACCATCCCCAGAAAAGCTGATGTTGAAAAATAGGGTTTGGGTTTTAAACTTTACCGCCCCCTCCTTACTTTTCAGCAGACACAAGGTTAAGGAAAAGTAAGAAGACAAAACCTTATTCAAAAGTCAAAACTATGGATCTGAACTCTTTAGCCGTATTTTGTAAATTCCCTTACCAAGAGCAAT
Above is a genomic segment from bacterium containing:
- a CDS encoding type II toxin-antitoxin system VapC family toxin; translation: MRKLRLYLDTSVWNFYYADDVPEKMEITKQFFENLKSGKYQIYSSGVVVREIEDADEKTVSELVALMKEYIPIMLEINDEIDELADIYIAEGVISEKKRDDALHIAIATVNEMDALVSWNYRHLANLNKKEKVHAVNIMQGYLKELEMITPMEVIGDE